The Panicum hallii strain FIL2 chromosome 9, PHallii_v3.1, whole genome shotgun sequence genome has a window encoding:
- the LOC112873106 gene encoding uncharacterized protein LOC112873106: protein MAELATGAVNTLLGVIRNEARRLGRVQGDVLFIQEEMESMRSFLAHLARIRREEHDEQVRTWTNQVRILANDCNNCLDVYLYRRNPDFHRPRRGLRRYLWWGWALWWLREMVARHHAAGQLRELKERARDVGERRLRYGVKVSDAATPGHSSTPGAAGDPRAGLTEAAPSSSYTVAAAEDEDEDDDKDLEADGGGELLASTAADGGIITKNAKVKDYFKDKLLGWIQSLGKARVLVEEESIKASETPSQPMSIPSIFFELPVADVGDEVQVPEDVIACEGRCRFSRSILVDIPEVHPEDYLHVPLRPKDILFYILQALTGQPIQQPSWLQKLHVYIKKKELLREIKEYFDQKLKVAEKMEGIIRRIGNQLPQDKEIMKDKKQLEDSIKSKILDLDDLLWLLITFTEAVDVAEQQDQAWKKVNIRTLAMHYDNVIQQALGKLKSLVEAGTDSQFPLDCEDYKRILEEVFPRTPTGPGISSSTSTSVEAEIKEMICKVKDMIQELQEHSNRETADQIQKSTFQQAARKKIDEIKLKIREQLKIKKIMDRIQSQLKTDDRIMIILKTHHKYGWEAIKNTLSLLGSSGRFVGAAILMTTTTTKGARQAQEYNLHFPQVELIELSLVGCYLDIVRQHTGKHMHRGHFEIVRNILEKCGPNEFCMNIFVQAMKANPRRSTEELRRLHSILQATPPERLPSSIARKMLKFSYNDLSKQHKSCLLYLAIFNPAESGYKIRRSTLVGRWVAEGLITTEDWSWFSSVTEADKCFDALANRQFVHPVDIGATGRIKSCTVHPIVHRFITKIAKKQHIVEARLSIHLARHFSIFNDVRLRGSEDIGIFLNKNMHDLPQFSKLKVLDLEGCHYFANKEYLRDICSKILMLKYLSLRNTDVNQLPREINNLHELEVLDIRQTEIRASATRHVLLLKLKRLLAGDITDPLPCSTDTGTAKHCCSVDIPSFIEKMVDLEVMSNVKPRRDRDLKDIGGLSQLRKLGVVINKERHLQSLLGTISDLSICLLRSLSITLNIPTYSTDLKDLKNPPNSLESLTIKGRTQKEKLLKFLVPAPEDSNLAKVTLSGALDKDDLKVVAKLKNLGCVRLRHATYADSELTFGNDEFPKLKVLIVENSGITKISFAHEFPVLEKIVWSFNQDFCTRDKEYLPLSGIDKLQGLKELVLIGDVIAPEVDEAFKKYSNENKFVYKHKEPENQDLALGNGARKRRHGVARYPSIWQVVKGQHGKN, encoded by the coding sequence ATGGCGGAGCTCGCGACGGGCGCCGTGAACACGCTGTTGGGCGTGATCCGCAATGAGGCGCGGCGGCTGGGCCGCGTCCAGGGCGACGTGCTGTTCATCCAGGAGGAGATGGAGAGCATGCGGAGCTTCCTGGCGCACCTGGCCAGGATCCGCCGGGAGGAGCACGACGAGCAGGTCCGCACCTGGACGAACCAGGTCCGGATCCTTGCCAACGACTGCAACAACTGCCTCGACGTCTACCTGTACCGGCGCAACCCTGACTTCCACCGCCCCAGGAGGGGCCTCCGGCGCTACCTCTGGTGGGGGTGGGCCCTCTGGTGGCTGCGCGAGATGGTCGCGCGCCACCACGCCGCCGGTCAGCTGCGCGAGCTCAAGGAGCGGGCGCGGGACGTCGGCGAGCGGCGGTTGAGGTACGGCGTCAAGGTCTCCGACGCCGCAACCCCGGGGCATTCGTCCACGCCTGGGGCTGCGGGTGATCCCCGGGCTGGTCTCACGGAGGCGGCGCCATCATCATCATACACGGTGGCTGCAGCGGAAGACGAAGACGAAGACGACGACAAAGACTTAGAAGCAGATGGTGGCGGCGAATTGTTGGCATCAACGGCAGCCGACGGTGGCATCATCACCAAGAATGCCAAGGTGAAAGACTACTTCAAAGACAAGCTTCTCGGCTGGATTCAAAGCCTCGGCAAAGCCCGTGTCCTCGTAGAAGAAGAGAGCATCAAGGCCAGCGAGACACCGTCACAGCCAATGTCGATACCCTCCATCTTCTTCGAGCTGCCGGTGGCCGACGTCGGGGACGAGGTTCAAGTTCCTGAGGATGTGATCGCATGTGAGGGCCGGTGCCGCTTCAGCAGGAGCATCTTGGTTGACATCCCGGAAGTGCATCCGGAGGATTACTTACACGTGCCGCTGCGACCCAAGGACATCCTCTTTTACATCCTGCAAGCACTCACGGGCCAGCCAATACAACAACCAAGCTGGCTGCAaaagttgcatgtttacatcaAAAAGAAGGAGTTGCTTCGTGAGATCAAGGAGTACTTCGATCAGAAACTGAAGGTTGCTGAGAAGATGGAAGGGATCATCAGGAGGATTGGCAACCAGCTGCCGCAGGACAAGGAGATAATGAAGGACAAGAAGCAGTTGGAGGATAGTATCAAGAGCAAGATCCTGGATCTAGATGACCTCCTTTGGCTGCTCATCACCTTTACTGAGGCTGTGGATGTGGCTGAACAACAAGACCAAGCATGGAAAAAGGTAAACATACGGACATTAGCAATGCATTACGACAACGTCATCCAGCAAGCACTCGGCAAGCTTAAATCGTTGGTAGAAGCAGGAACAGACTCACAGTTCCCTTTGGACTGTGAAGATTACAAACGCATCCTGGAGGAAGTGTTCCCGAGGACCCCTACAGGTCCTGGTATCAGTAGTAGTACCAGTACATCAGTAGAGGCTGAAATCAAAGAAATGATCTGCAAGGTTAAAGATATGATACAGGAGCTGCAGGAACACAGCAATCGAGAGACAGCTGATCAAATTCAGAAATCCACTTTTCAACAGGCCGCAAGGAAGAAGATAGATGAAATCAAGTTGAAGATCAGAGAGCAGCTGAAGATCAAAAAGATCATGGACAGGATTCAAAGTCAGCTGAAAACTGACGACAGGATCATGATCATCCTCAAGACCCATCACAAGTATGGATGGGAGGCGATCAAAAACACTTTGAGCCTGCTGGGGTCATCGGGGCGCTTTGTCGGTGCTGCAATACTCATGACCACCACAACCACAAAGGGTGCTCGACAGGCCCAAGAATATAATCTCCACTTTCCACAGGTGGAGCTTATAGAATTGTCTCTTGTTGGCTGCTACCTTGACATTGTGCGCCAGCATACAGGCAAACATATGCATCGAGGCCACTTCGAGATTGTTCGCAACATCTTGGAAAAGTGTGGACCAAATGAATTCTGCATGAATATCTTCGTTCAGGCTATGAAAGCTAATCCCAGAAGGAGCACTGAAGAGCTGCGTAGGTTGCACAGCATCTTACAGGCAACGCCGCCAGAACGACTACCCAGCAGTATTGCCAGGAAGATGCTCAAGTTCTCCTACAATGATCTATCTAAGCAGCACAAATCCTGCTTGTTGTACCTCGCTATCTTCAATCCAGCGGAGTCAGGATACAAGATCAGGCGGTCAACCTTGGTAGGACGATGGGTTGCAGAAGGGCTGATAACCACAGAAGATTGGAGCTGGTTCAGTTCAGTGACTGAAGCCGATAAATGTTTTGATGCGCTCGCCAACCGGCAGTTTGTCCATCCTGTGGACATTGGTGCTACTGGAAGGATCAAGAGCTGCACGGTGCATCCTATTGTGCATAGATTCATCACCAAAATCGCCAAGAAGCAGCACATCGTGGAGGCACGCTTGTCAATCCACTTGGCTCGCCACTTCTCAATTTTTAACGACGTCCGTCTCCGCGGGTCCGAGGATATCGGGATATTCTTGAACAAAAACATGCATGATTTGCCACAATTCTCCAAGCTCAAGGTGCTAGATCTAGAAGGTTGTCATTATTTCGCCAACAAGGAGTACCTCAGGGACATATGCAGTAAGATACTGATGCTCAAGTATCTAAGCCTAAGGAACACGGATGTTAACCAACTGCCCCGTGAAATCAACAACCTTCACGAGCTGGAGGTGTTGGATATCCGGCAGACTGAGATTCGTGCATCGGCAACAAGACATGTCCTGCTCCTAAAGCTGAAGCGTCTGTTGGCTGGCGACATTACCGATCCACTTCCATGCAGTACTGACACTGGCACGGCCAAGCACTGCTGCAGTGTTGACATTCCTTCGTTCATTGAGAAAATGGTAGATTTGGAGGTGATGTCTAATGTCAAGCCACGGAGGGATCGTGATTTGAAAGACATTGGAGGTCTATCTCAGCTGAGGAAGCTCGGTGTGGTTATCAACAAGGAGCGTCACCTCCAGAGTTTGCTCGGCACAATTAGTGACCTCTCCATCTGCCTTCTTCGGTCTCTATCCATTACTCTTAACATACCAACATACAGCACAGATCTAAAGGATCTGAAAAACCCTCCAAATTCTCTTGAGAGTCTGACTATCAAAGGAAGAACACAAAAGGAGAAGCTTCTTAAATTTTTGGTTCCGGCTCCAGAGGATAGTAACCTTGCCAAGGTAACTCTAAGTGGTGCGCTCGACAAGGACGATCTGAAGGTCGTCGCGAAGCTTAAAAATTTAGGCTGTGTCAGGCTTCGGCACGCCACATATGCCGATAGTGAACTCACCTTTGGCAACGATGAGTTCCCAAAGCTCAAGGTTCTTATTGTCGAAAACTCCGGAATCACCAAGATCAGCTTCGCTCACGAATTTCCTGTGCTTGAGAAGATCGTCTGGTCATTCAACCAAGACTTTTGCACTCGTGACAAAGAGTATTTGCCCCTGTCCGGCATTGACAAGCTTCAGGGATTGAAGGAGCTCGTGTTAATTGGTGACGTTATTGCCCCTGAGGTGGATGAAGCCTTCAAGAAGTATAGCAATGAAAACAAATTTGTCTATAAGCACAAGGAACCAGAAAATCAAGATCTGGCACTCGGAAATGGTGCACGGAAAAGGCGCCATGGTGTTGCAAGGTACCCATCCATTTGGCAGGTGGTAAAGGGTCAGCATGGGAAGAACTGA